From a single Streptomyces misionensis genomic region:
- a CDS encoding glutamyl-tRNA reductase — protein sequence MSLLVVGLSHRSAPVSVLERAALNADAQTKLLHDTVAAEPATEAAVLATCNRIELYADVDKFHAGVAELSTLLAQHSGVGLEELTPYLYVHYEDRAVHHMFSVACGLDSMVVGEGQILGQIKDSLARAQELHTAGKLLNDLFQQALRVGKRAHSETGIDRAGQSLVTFGLEQLAAGGDVRSWATGRKALVIGAGSMSSLAAATLARAGVAEITVANRTFERAERLVQILHEADDNAVTARAVRMDAVGDELTRADVVVSCTGATGLVLTAETVAQAVEGRTGQPAVADAAPVAVPTGTPQPAADENCPLDLAAAQPGFSVLGEAAVAGMDAATLEQHAAWAAGGSTRPAGGRAPETDAELITALAATAATAGRVPERRRPEPVAERPAPFFFLLDLAMPRDIDAAVHRLAGVRLVDIESLAEASADAPMAADVDQVRRIVSDEVAAFGAAMRAAHITPTVVALRTMAADVVASEIARLHGRLPDLDERQRGEIRQAVHRVVDKLLHAPTVRVKQLAAEPGGAGYADALRTLFDLDPETVASVSRAEDSTETKDRPA from the coding sequence ATGAGCCTCCTGGTCGTCGGACTGAGCCACCGCAGCGCCCCGGTCAGCGTGCTGGAGCGGGCGGCGCTGAACGCGGACGCGCAGACCAAGCTGCTGCACGACACGGTCGCCGCCGAGCCCGCCACCGAGGCCGCGGTGCTCGCCACCTGCAACCGCATCGAGCTGTACGCCGACGTGGACAAGTTCCACGCCGGTGTCGCCGAGCTGTCCACGCTGCTCGCCCAGCACAGCGGCGTCGGCCTGGAGGAACTGACCCCCTACCTGTACGTCCACTACGAGGACCGGGCCGTCCACCACATGTTCTCGGTGGCCTGCGGTCTGGACTCGATGGTCGTCGGCGAGGGGCAGATCCTCGGCCAGATCAAGGACTCCCTGGCCCGCGCCCAGGAGCTGCACACCGCGGGCAAGCTGCTGAACGACCTGTTCCAGCAGGCCCTGCGGGTCGGCAAGCGCGCCCACTCCGAGACCGGCATCGACCGCGCCGGCCAGTCCCTGGTCACCTTCGGCCTGGAGCAGCTGGCCGCGGGCGGCGACGTCCGGAGCTGGGCGACCGGCCGCAAGGCGCTGGTGATCGGCGCCGGTTCGATGTCCTCGCTGGCCGCTGCCACGCTCGCGCGGGCCGGGGTCGCCGAGATCACCGTGGCCAACCGGACCTTCGAGCGCGCCGAGCGGCTCGTGCAGATCCTGCACGAGGCCGACGACAACGCGGTGACCGCCCGCGCGGTCCGGATGGACGCCGTGGGCGACGAGCTGACACGTGCCGACGTCGTCGTCTCCTGTACCGGGGCGACGGGTCTGGTGCTCACGGCGGAGACGGTCGCGCAGGCGGTCGAGGGCCGCACCGGGCAGCCGGCCGTCGCCGACGCCGCCCCGGTGGCCGTACCGACCGGAACCCCGCAGCCGGCCGCCGACGAGAACTGCCCCCTGGACCTGGCCGCCGCCCAGCCCGGCTTCTCCGTGCTGGGCGAGGCCGCGGTGGCCGGCATGGACGCGGCCACCCTGGAGCAGCACGCGGCCTGGGCCGCCGGGGGCAGCACGCGCCCGGCGGGCGGTCGTGCGCCCGAGACGGACGCCGAGCTGATCACCGCGCTCGCCGCGACCGCCGCGACCGCGGGCCGGGTCCCCGAGCGGCGCCGTCCCGAGCCGGTCGCCGAGCGTCCGGCGCCCTTCTTCTTCCTCCTCGACCTGGCCATGCCCCGCGACATCGACGCGGCCGTGCACCGGCTGGCCGGGGTGCGCCTGGTGGACATCGAGTCGCTCGCGGAGGCCTCTGCGGACGCGCCGATGGCGGCCGACGTGGACCAGGTGCGGCGTATCGTCTCCGACGAGGTCGCGGCCTTCGGGGCGGCCATGCGGGCGGCGCACATCACGCCGACCGTGGTCGCGCTGCGCACCATGGCCGCCGACGTCGTCGCCTCCGAGATCGCACGGCTGCACGGCCGCCTGCCCGACCTGGACGAACGCCAGCGCGGCGAGATCCGCCAGGCCGTGCACCGCGTCGTGGACAAGCTGCTGCACGCGCCGACCGTGAGGGTCAAGCAGCTCGCGGCCGAGCCCGGCGGCGCCGGGTACGCGGACGCGCTGCGCACCCTCTTCGACCTCGACCCCGAGACGGTCGCCTCCGTCTCCCGGGCCGAGGACAGCACAGAAACGAAGGACCGACCG